Sequence from the Streptomyces mobaraensis NBRC 13819 = DSM 40847 genome:
GGGCGCTCGCCCCGAGCCCCCGGCTGCTGATGCTCGACGAGCCGCTCGGCCAGCTCGACCGGAGCCTGCGCGAGCGGCTGGTCACCGAGTTGCGGCAGCTCTTCGGGCGGCTGGGGACGACCGTGCTGGCGGTCACCCACGACCAGGGAGAGGCGTTCGCGCTCGCCGACCGGGTGGTGGTGATGCGGGACGGCCGGATCGCCCAGCAGGGCACGCCCCTGGAGGTCTGGCGGCGGCCCGCCTCCGAGTTCGTGGCCCGCTTCCTCGGCTTCGACAACGTCGTCGCCGCGACCGTGACCGGCGACCGGGCCGACACCCCGTGGGGCAAGGTGCCCGTCCCGGCAGGTGCACCGGAGGGCCCGTGCTTGCTGCTGGTCCGGCCGGGCGGCGTCCGGCTGGTGGCGGACGGTCCGCCGTGCGAGGTCACCGCCCGGACCTTCCGGGGCGACCATGTGCTGCTCTCGCTCCGTCCGGAGCACGGTCCGGCGCTCCAGGCGGCGTGCGCGCTGGCGCACGCGCCGGGAGTGGGTGCACGGGTGGCGGTCGCGTTCGACGCCGAGCACGTGGTAGTGCTGGGCGGCTGAGCGATTCGGCGGGAAGGCGCCGGAAGCGCCGGGAGGCGCCGTTACCTTTTCCGTGGCCCCGCAACGGGGCGCCTGGCCCCCGGGCTCGGTATGGCTGTGTGCCCCCTGTCGAAGTACATGACCTGGGGGGTGTTGCCGCCGGGCTTCGGGGCACCGCTTGACCGCTGATGAGGGGCCTGACGACCACTCTGGTTCGGCGCAATGCCGGACCGCTTCACGGGTGGCATGTCTGCGTAACGTGGTTGCCGGCGTGTGGTGCCGCAGGGACGGCCGGGAGTTGGGGAGACGAGTGGCGAGGGGCACGCGCACATGGTCGACACGACCGCGACAGATCTCTTCCTCGGCCTGGACCTGGGCAAGGAGTTCCACCACGCCCACGGCCGGACCGGGGACGGCAGGACCGTGCACGACAAGCGGCTGCCCAACACCGAGCCGAAACTGCTGGAGCTGTTCACCAAGCTGGTGGCGAAGTTCGGTACCGTCCTGGTGATCGTGGACCAGGTCGCCAACATCGGCGCGCTGCCGCTGACGGTGGCCCGCGCGAGCGGGTGCCGGGTGGCCTACCTGCCGGGACTGTCGATGCGGCGGGCCGCCGACCTGCATCCCGGTGAGGCCAAGACAGACGCCCGCGACGC
This genomic interval carries:
- a CDS encoding ABC transporter ATP-binding protein; this encodes MPPAPMPPAPMPPAPTPPAPMLRLEGVTVRFGDRTVLDAVDLDVAEHEVVCVLGPSGSGKSTLLRVVAGLQRADAGRVFLSGEDVGGVPVHRRGVGLMFQDHQLFPQRDVAANVAFGLRTRGAGRDEARRRVAELLDLVGLPGAGRRSVAALSGGEQQRVALARALAPSPRLLMLDEPLGQLDRSLRERLVTELRQLFGRLGTTVLAVTHDQGEAFALADRVVVMRDGRIAQQGTPLEVWRRPASEFVARFLGFDNVVAATVTGDRADTPWGKVPVPAGAPEGPCLLLVRPGGVRLVADGPPCEVTARTFRGDHVLLSLRPEHGPALQAACALAHAPGVGARVAVAFDAEHVVVLGG